The Pseudomonas kermanshahensis genome includes a window with the following:
- a CDS encoding TonB-dependent siderophore receptor, whose amino-acid sequence MQSRPSPNSLALAFVALASPAMVATAAQADEQRAGEVLEVPAAQSALVIQDTLVTAEREARQALGSSIITEEDIKRHPPANDLSELIRREPGVNLTGNSDSGARGNNRQIDLRGMGPENTLILIDGKPSSARNAVRYGWNGDRDTRGETNWVPAEAVERIEILRGPAAARYGSGAMGGVVNIITKRPTDELKGSVSLYTQMPEDSAEGASRRTNFNLGGGLTENLGFRLYGGLAKTDADDLDINASHANSALSAGREGVRNKDINGMLSWKLNDEHRFETSAGYSRQGNIYAGDTMNSNGGSNVDLISSLYGHETNVMQRNTYDLTHLGDFAWGTSKTTLAYEYVRNWRLNEGLAGGPEGAINDSGAAMSRLRNTRLSSEVNLPFAMGSTEHVLTLGGEYLYESLNDQGSFRPQSFDPSGGGNDAISGFDRSNSKMTAKSYALFVEDNIIVGDTTVTPGLRFDHHETFGDNFSPSLNLSHKLTEALSVKGGIARAYKVPNLYQSNPNYLLYSRGNGCSVQQTNSGGCYLQGNADLKPEISVNKEIGLLYDRGTWRTSATYFRNDYKNKIIGDTDVLYTINSGRRVTQWENAGEARVEGIEGNFFIALSPTLDWNTNLTWMLDNDNRETGEPLSVIPEYTVNTTLDWRATDKLSFQVAGTYFGKQKSPTYNYRTQESYDQEAQQDVEAYGLVDVSTGYKFNANYDVRVGVNNVFDKQILRGGNASSSGANTYNQPGRAVFASLNITF is encoded by the coding sequence ATGCAATCCAGACCTTCACCCAACAGCCTGGCCTTGGCGTTCGTTGCGTTGGCCTCGCCGGCCATGGTCGCGACTGCCGCCCAGGCCGACGAGCAGCGCGCCGGTGAAGTGCTGGAGGTGCCTGCTGCGCAAAGCGCGCTGGTCATTCAGGACACCCTGGTCACCGCCGAACGCGAAGCGCGGCAGGCACTGGGTTCGTCGATCATCACCGAAGAGGACATCAAGCGTCATCCCCCGGCCAATGACCTGTCCGAACTGATCCGCCGCGAACCTGGGGTCAACCTGACCGGCAACAGTGACAGCGGTGCGCGCGGCAACAACCGGCAGATCGACCTGCGCGGCATGGGGCCGGAAAACACCTTGATCCTCATCGATGGCAAGCCTTCCAGCGCTCGCAATGCGGTGCGCTATGGCTGGAACGGCGACCGCGATACCCGTGGCGAAACCAACTGGGTGCCGGCCGAAGCGGTCGAGCGCATCGAGATCCTGCGGGGGCCGGCGGCGGCGCGTTACGGCTCTGGCGCCATGGGCGGGGTGGTCAACATCATCACCAAGCGCCCGACCGATGAGCTCAAAGGCAGCGTCAGCCTGTACACGCAGATGCCCGAAGACAGCGCCGAGGGGGCCAGCCGCCGTACCAACTTCAACCTGGGGGGTGGCCTCACCGAAAACTTGGGTTTCCGCCTATACGGTGGCCTGGCCAAGACCGACGCCGACGACCTGGACATCAACGCCAGCCATGCCAACAGTGCGCTGTCGGCCGGCCGCGAAGGCGTGCGCAACAAAGACATCAACGGGATGCTGAGCTGGAAACTCAACGACGAGCACCGCTTTGAAACCAGCGCCGGCTACAGCCGACAAGGCAACATTTATGCTGGCGACACCATGAACAGCAACGGCGGCAGCAATGTCGATCTGATCTCCAGCCTGTATGGCCACGAGACCAACGTGATGCAGCGCAACACCTACGACCTGACCCACCTGGGCGATTTCGCCTGGGGCACCAGCAAGACCACGCTGGCCTACGAGTACGTGCGCAACTGGCGCCTCAACGAAGGCCTGGCCGGGGGCCCGGAAGGCGCGATCAACGACAGCGGCGCCGCCATGTCGCGGCTGCGCAATACTCGTCTGAGCAGCGAAGTTAACCTGCCATTCGCCATGGGCAGCACCGAGCATGTACTGACCCTGGGTGGCGAATACCTGTACGAGTCGCTCAACGATCAGGGCTCGTTCCGCCCGCAGAGTTTTGACCCCAGTGGCGGTGGCAACGACGCGATCAGCGGCTTCGACCGCAGCAACTCGAAGATGACCGCCAAGAGCTACGCGCTGTTCGTCGAAGACAACATCATTGTCGGCGACACCACCGTCACCCCAGGCCTGCGCTTTGACCACCACGAGACCTTCGGCGACAACTTCAGCCCCAGCCTTAACCTGTCGCACAAGCTGACCGAGGCGCTGTCGGTCAAGGGCGGTATCGCCCGCGCCTACAAGGTGCCGAACCTGTACCAGTCCAACCCCAACTACCTGCTCTACAGCCGTGGTAACGGTTGCAGCGTGCAGCAGACCAACTCGGGTGGTTGCTACCTACAGGGCAACGCCGACCTCAAGCCTGAGATCAGCGTCAACAAAGAGATCGGCCTGCTGTACGACCGTGGCACCTGGCGTACCAGCGCGACCTACTTCCGCAACGATTACAAGAACAAGATCATCGGCGACACCGATGTGCTCTACACCATCAACAGCGGCCGCCGCGTGACGCAGTGGGAGAACGCCGGCGAAGCGCGCGTGGAAGGGATCGAGGGCAACTTCTTCATCGCGCTGAGCCCGACCCTGGACTGGAACACCAACCTGACCTGGATGCTCGACAATGACAACCGCGAGACGGGCGAGCCGCTGTCTGTGATCCCGGAGTACACGGTCAATACCACCCTCGATTGGCGCGCCACCGACAAACTGTCGTTCCAGGTGGCAGGCACTTACTTCGGCAAACAGAAGTCGCCGACCTACAACTACCGCACCCAGGAAAGCTACGACCAGGAGGCGCAGCAGGATGTCGAAGCCTACGGCCTGGTGGACGTGAGCACAGGGTACAAGTTCAACGCCAACTATGACGTGCGGGTGGGGGTGAACAACGTGTTCGATAAGCAGATCCTGCGCGGTGGCAATGCCAGCAGCTCGGGGGCCAACACTTACAATCAGCCGGGTCGGGCGGTGTTTGCTTCGTTGAATATCACCTTCTGA